A genomic window from Paenibacillus sp. FSL K6-0276 includes:
- a CDS encoding LysR family transcriptional regulator, producing MNLEQCENIVEVAKIGSLTKAAQNRHITLSAISQSITLLEAELGVTLFIRSRGQKAVPTAEGHAIISKANEVLMKVNELKAEAQIYSDTLSGHLKIATIPGPMHLIVKVISGFKVDFPNVKIEIFEKGPKEILDNVLQDEMDIGLMVSPEGMPKKHKGVVFKRLMEGKIVVGVHLHSPLALNTMITPDQLVGQTLVLYDDHYIQDFVERYLQGYGPMNILFVSNNTRAIENAVAAGLAITIGMDYSFLKTFEDSQQIMKTIELRSPDNNTKYPGSIVSASKQVSKTARRFISRLKHEFDEGIRRS from the coding sequence TTGAATTTAGAGCAATGCGAGAATATCGTAGAAGTCGCAAAGATTGGTTCATTAACCAAAGCAGCTCAGAATCGTCACATAACCCTATCCGCAATAAGCCAGTCCATTACACTGTTAGAAGCAGAGCTGGGAGTCACTTTGTTCATCCGTTCGCGAGGACAAAAAGCGGTTCCCACTGCAGAAGGACATGCGATTATTAGTAAGGCAAATGAAGTATTAATGAAAGTAAATGAATTAAAAGCTGAAGCACAGATCTACAGCGATACGCTAAGTGGTCATTTGAAGATTGCTACGATTCCGGGACCCATGCATCTAATAGTGAAGGTTATATCCGGCTTCAAGGTAGATTTTCCAAATGTGAAAATAGAGATTTTTGAAAAGGGACCTAAAGAGATTCTAGATAATGTGCTTCAGGATGAAATGGACATTGGACTGATGGTCTCGCCAGAGGGCATGCCAAAGAAACATAAAGGGGTCGTGTTTAAACGATTAATGGAAGGAAAGATTGTTGTGGGTGTTCATCTCCATTCACCATTAGCTTTAAATACAATGATTACACCTGATCAGTTAGTAGGTCAGACGTTGGTTTTATACGATGATCATTATATACAGGACTTTGTGGAGCGTTATTTACAGGGGTATGGGCCAATGAATATCCTTTTTGTAAGCAACAACACTCGGGCCATTGAGAATGCAGTTGCAGCAGGATTAGCGATCACGATTGGTATGGATTATTCTTTTCTAAAAACATTTGAGGATTCTCAGCAGATTATGAAGACGATTGAGTTACGATCTCCTGATAACAATACGAAATATCCAGGTTCTATTGTTTCAGCTTCCAAACAAGTATCGAAAACCGCCCGAAGATTCATCAGCAGGCTTAAACATGAATTTGATGAAGGGATAAGAAGAAGTTAA